Proteins from a genomic interval of Oncorhynchus kisutch isolate 150728-3 linkage group LG28, Okis_V2, whole genome shotgun sequence:
- the LOC109872522 gene encoding E3 ubiquitin-protein ligase RNF14-like: MSEDQAAQKDELLALASIYDEEEFHGAESAQGGEIQLCLELPPNFKLIVKGDKHTEYDVSFLPPLVLNFELPANYPSSSSPLYTLSSKWLSRDQMTSLCKRLDELWGENQGCVVLYTWIQFLKEEAFAFLDVKSPLEVVKAGKAAVKRAGTIIGEEGKLESLLELDPRAVLLVDPRTDILPQLLDFDEAQRQKVFDGKVFCCSICFMEKLGSSCLCFKECQHVYCKACMTEYFGIQIRDGNVQCLNCPEPKCTSLAMPSQVKLLVGEELFTRYDRLLLQSSLDLMADVVYCPRQSCCQAVMVEQDTTMGICPACQYAFCTLCKRGYHGLSHCKVTADELRGLRDEYISASAEGKKFMEQRFGKRVIQRAVEESFSRDWLYENCKGCPRCGTNIQKVDGCNKMTCTSCKQYFCWLCLGQLTLVNPYSHFNNPSSPCYNQLFQGVDINEDDALSDEED; encoded by the exons ATGTCGGAGGACCAGGCAGCGCAGAAGGATGAGCTGCTTGCTCTAGCGAGTATTTACGACGAGGAGGAGTTTCACGGAGCTGAATCGGCACAAGGCGGAGAAATACAACTATGCCTTGAACTTCCTCCTAATTTCAAGTTGATAGTCAAAG GAGACAAGCACACAGAATATGACGTATCTTTCCTACCTCCCCTGGTGCTTAACTTTGAACTTCCTGCCAATTACCCTTCCTCCTCATCTCCGCTCTATACACTCAGTTCCAAATGGCTGTCAAGGGACCAG ATGACTTCTCTCTGCAAGCGTCTGGATGAGCTGTGGGGTGAGAACCAGGGCTGTGTTGTCCTCTACACATGGATCCAGTTCCTCAAGGAGGAGGCGTTTGCCTTCCTGGATGTCAAGTCTCCACTAGAGGTTGTTAAGGCAGGCAAGGCTGCTGTGAAGCGGGCGGGGACTATAATCGGGGAGGAAGGCAAACTGGAGTCTCTGCTGGAGCTGGACCCCCGTGCTGTGCTGTTGGTGGACCCCCGTACTGATATCCTACCTCAGCTACTGGACTTTGACGAAGCTCAAAGGCAGAAGGTGTTTGACGGCAAGGTGTTCTGCTGTAGCATCTgcttcatggagaagctgggctCGAGCTGCCTGTGCTTCAAGGAATGCCAGCACGTGTACTGCAAGGCCTGCATGACAGAGTACTTCGGGATTCAGATCCGCGACGGCAACGTTCAGTGTCTTAACTGCCCCGAGCCCAAGTGCACCTCCTTGGCTATGCCCTCACAG GTCAAGCTCCTTGTCGGGGAGGAGTTGTTTACTCGTTATGACCGTCTCCTGCTTCAGTCCAGCCTGGACCTGATGGCTGATGTGGTGTACTGCCCTCGCCAGTCATGCTGTCAGGCTGTGATGGTGGAGCAAGACACCACCATGGGCATCTGCCCTGCCTGTCAGTACGCCTTCTGCACCCTCTGCAAACGTGGATACCACGGCCTGTCCCACTGCAAGGTCACAGCAG ATGAGCTGCGAGGCCTAAGGGATGAGTATATCTCTGCCAGTGCCGAGGGGAAGAAGTTCATGGAGCAGCGTTTTGGGAAGCGGGTTATCCAGCGTGCCGTGGAGGAGTCCTTCAGCAGGGACTGGCTCTATGAGAACTGTAAAGGCTGCCCGCGCTGTGGCACTAACATACAG AAGGTAGATGGCTGCAATAAGATGACTTGCACCTCGTGTAAGCAGTACTTCTGCTGGCTGTGTCTGGGCCAGCTCACACTTGTCAACCCCTACAGCCACTTCAATAACCCCTCCTCGCCTTGCTACAACCA GCTGTTCCAGGGTGTGGATATTAATGAAGATGATGCCTTGAGTGATGAAGAGGACTGA